In one Mangrovibacterium diazotrophicum genomic region, the following are encoded:
- a CDS encoding tetratricopeptide repeat protein: protein MTNKEIKKQYIDICNYLAARQLKPAFDLLKQLILENGLGHFNDELREMNQTYHYMLQYTMEGTQDPERQKVYLKLIDSAYELADKVNEAVRLKYASSLEYEKKRVFKDQFINDFDLTLGELEAFYAPNDLAEFATGGEGGNEDRLVKTELHHKQLMKLFYHLWFRDRLSEEEVKFLQKLLNSETIQADYKAFMVTGITLSLQRYFDTKKFNLLFDAYETDAALIRQRALVGLLLTLYQYDSRLSYYPEITGRLKLLNDDPEFKRNLERVIIQLIRSKETEKLQQRIRDELMPEMIKISANLKDKINLDSLMEEGLSEDKNPEWQDIFEDSPGLMDKMQEFSELQMEGADVFMGSFAMLKSYPFFNEPANWFVPFFAENPELDRALDLSDDLTRGFVEVIAKAPVLCDSDKYSFCLSMQQIPKENREFMLQGLRAEMDQFHEIEEDEELSDPGKKAGFVSNQYIQDLYRFYKLHPRRADFDDLFSWRFDFYNKTILGSILKEDKAVVRNIGEYYFAQNRYNEAIEIFEYMLAQEQSGELYQKLAFCYQKLGDYEKALDAYRKAELFELNRLWNLKKIALCYRNLKQPEKALEYYQAAEALDPEDLTNHLNIGHCLLELGRFDEALKYYFKVEYLKPGNKKVWRPIGWCSFLTGKTEQAENYFKKLVEDEPTQHDLMNMGHVQWSLGNRKAALDYYMRSISQPDFTEADFMAVFEEDLPQLLRRGIDKDDVPIMLDQLRYFVEK from the coding sequence ATGACGAATAAGGAAATCAAGAAACAATACATCGATATCTGCAATTACTTGGCAGCCCGTCAATTAAAACCAGCTTTCGATTTGCTGAAACAACTCATCCTGGAAAACGGATTGGGGCATTTCAACGACGAATTGCGTGAAATGAATCAGACTTATCATTATATGCTTCAGTATACCATGGAGGGAACTCAGGACCCGGAGCGACAAAAAGTCTACCTGAAGTTGATCGATTCGGCCTACGAGCTCGCCGACAAGGTAAATGAGGCCGTTCGGTTGAAATATGCTTCCTCACTCGAGTACGAGAAAAAGCGGGTATTTAAAGATCAGTTTATAAACGATTTTGATTTAACCCTAGGGGAACTGGAAGCTTTTTATGCGCCAAACGATTTGGCGGAGTTTGCGACTGGCGGCGAGGGAGGAAACGAAGACCGGCTGGTGAAAACAGAGCTTCACCACAAACAGCTCATGAAGCTGTTTTACCATCTGTGGTTTCGCGATCGCTTGAGTGAGGAAGAAGTTAAGTTTCTGCAGAAGTTACTGAATAGCGAAACGATTCAGGCCGATTACAAAGCTTTTATGGTGACCGGCATTACACTGAGTTTGCAGCGTTATTTTGATACGAAGAAATTCAACCTGCTTTTTGACGCCTATGAAACAGACGCAGCGCTGATCCGGCAACGGGCATTGGTGGGGTTGTTGCTCACGCTTTACCAATATGATTCGCGCCTGTCATATTATCCGGAGATAACCGGGCGTCTGAAATTGCTGAATGACGATCCTGAGTTCAAACGTAACCTTGAACGGGTAATTATTCAGTTGATCCGCAGCAAGGAAACCGAGAAACTGCAGCAACGCATCCGCGATGAGCTGATGCCGGAAATGATTAAAATTAGTGCTAACCTGAAGGACAAAATCAACCTGGACAGTTTGATGGAGGAAGGTTTGTCGGAAGACAAGAATCCGGAGTGGCAGGATATTTTTGAAGATTCGCCGGGCTTGATGGATAAAATGCAAGAGTTTTCGGAACTGCAAATGGAAGGTGCCGACGTTTTTATGGGATCGTTCGCGATGCTGAAATCTTATCCTTTCTTCAACGAACCGGCTAACTGGTTTGTGCCCTTCTTTGCCGAAAATCCGGAGTTGGACCGGGCGCTCGATCTCTCGGATGACTTAACCCGTGGTTTTGTTGAAGTTATTGCAAAAGCACCCGTTTTGTGCGACTCGGATAAATATTCGTTTTGCCTGAGCATGCAGCAGATTCCGAAAGAAAACCGGGAGTTTATGTTGCAGGGATTGCGAGCCGAGATGGATCAGTTTCATGAGATTGAGGAAGACGAAGAGCTGAGCGATCCGGGCAAGAAAGCCGGCTTTGTTTCCAATCAATATATCCAGGATTTGTATCGTTTTTACAAGCTTCATCCGCGTCGGGCCGATTTTGACGACCTGTTCAGCTGGCGGTTCGACTTCTACAACAAAACAATTCTGGGTTCAATCCTGAAAGAAGATAAAGCCGTTGTTCGCAACATTGGCGAATATTATTTCGCGCAGAACCGCTATAACGAAGCGATTGAAATTTTTGAATATATGCTGGCGCAGGAGCAGAGCGGGGAGCTGTATCAGAAATTGGCGTTTTGCTACCAAAAGCTCGGCGACTACGAAAAGGCGCTGGATGCCTACCGCAAAGCTGAGTTGTTTGAGTTGAATCGGCTGTGGAATCTCAAAAAGATTGCCTTGTGCTACCGCAACCTGAAGCAGCCCGAAAAAGCGCTGGAATATTACCAGGCGGCCGAAGCGCTTGATCCGGAGGATTTGACCAATCATTTGAACATTGGCCATTGTCTGCTGGAGTTGGGGCGTTTCGACGAGGCCCTGAAATACTATTTCAAAGTGGAGTACCTGAAGCCCGGCAATAAAAAAGTGTGGCGTCCGATTGGCTGGTGCTCCTTCCTGACCGGAAAAACGGAGCAGGCTGAAAATTACTTCAAGAAGCTAGTTGAGGATGAGCCAACCCAGCACGACCTGATGAACATGGGACACGTGCAGTGGAGTTTGGGTAACCGTAAAGCCGCGCTCGATTATTACATGAGATCCATTTCGCAGCCCGATTTCACCGAGGCTGATTTTATGGCCGTTTTTGAGGAGGACCTACCGCAGCTGCTCCGCCGGGGAATCGACAAAGATGATGTTCCCATTATGCTTGATCAGCTCCGTTACTTTGTAGAGAAGTAA
- a CDS encoding GFA family protein: MKHTGSCLCGAVTFEIEGDFDRFFLCHCSRCRKDTGSAHAANLFSSTANLQWLSGEEKVKTFQLPGSRHSKSFCMECGSALPKSLMGGKLLVVPAGCLNTDVDMKPVAHIFMDSKANWDDHLEEVPKFDQLPNQS; the protein is encoded by the coding sequence ATGAAACACACAGGATCGTGCCTTTGCGGGGCCGTAACATTTGAAATTGAAGGTGATTTTGATCGCTTCTTTTTGTGCCATTGCAGCCGTTGCCGGAAGGATACCGGATCAGCTCATGCGGCGAACCTGTTTTCGTCAACTGCCAATCTCCAATGGCTATCGGGCGAAGAAAAGGTTAAAACCTTCCAATTACCTGGAAGCCGACACAGCAAAAGCTTTTGTATGGAATGTGGATCGGCTCTTCCGAAGTCGCTAATGGGCGGAAAACTGCTGGTTGTACCCGCCGGTTGTCTCAATACAGATGTTGACATGAAACCAGTGGCCCATATTTTTATGGATAGCAAGGCAAACTGGGACGATCATCTCGAAGAAGTGCCAAAATTTGACCAATTACCAAATCAAAGCTGA